The following coding sequences are from one Paenibacillus tundrae window:
- a CDS encoding deoxyguanosinetriphosphate triphosphohydrolase family protein — protein sequence MQWNDLREHRQYPELTKLDGARAAYERDYSRLIHSPTFRRLQGKSQVFGAGTGDYYRTRLTHSLEVAQIAREAARSLLRRFPEVDWNQAENPGLIIDSEVVECAAIAHDFGHPPFGHKGEEVLDGILDDLINTELKKIMKKSRSAKTPRPEAEVRAELKRKYEHFEGNAHNFRLIMYLEKREDIDGLNLSDAVLLGINKYPYPGTESKKGMYHHEWQYIREIRDRWSIPAGKKTLEAQLMDLCDDIAYSAHDLEDGIKAGKIEVHEHFLQDPHINRLIVDKITTLEDLFWNGWTHEAIGQKVEEVLASFLRVWNEKMPFCEHDYSRTRREVKAYWVSLFVGSLGVIDDGNWKKVTFVREGKEDLDMLRTVSVLKSFAWVTMIRDLRVQRLQKRSEWMIKRLWDAFLDPETSKSIIPSDWLQRYEKDQAKSNPIWTWEHMVIDYIAGMTDAFAEKIYNELYGLKVGSIYDLD from the coding sequence ATGCAATGGAACGATCTGAGAGAACATAGACAATATCCTGAATTGACGAAGCTGGATGGGGCTCGCGCAGCCTATGAACGGGATTATTCGAGACTAATTCACTCACCAACTTTCCGTCGGTTACAAGGCAAATCCCAGGTGTTTGGGGCAGGAACAGGCGACTATTATCGTACTCGTTTAACTCATTCACTAGAGGTAGCACAGATTGCACGAGAGGCAGCGAGAAGTCTGCTTCGTCGTTTTCCCGAGGTGGATTGGAATCAGGCAGAAAACCCTGGTCTCATTATCGATTCAGAGGTAGTGGAATGTGCAGCGATTGCGCATGATTTTGGCCATCCGCCGTTTGGGCATAAAGGGGAAGAAGTGTTAGACGGTATCCTGGATGATCTCATCAACACCGAGTTGAAGAAGATCATGAAGAAGAGTCGCAGTGCGAAGACACCTAGACCGGAAGCAGAAGTTCGTGCTGAACTGAAGCGTAAGTATGAACATTTTGAAGGCAATGCGCATAACTTCCGTCTCATCATGTATCTGGAGAAACGGGAAGATATCGACGGTCTTAATCTGTCTGATGCAGTACTGCTGGGGATTAATAAATACCCTTATCCGGGGACAGAGAGCAAGAAGGGCATGTACCACCACGAGTGGCAGTATATTCGCGAGATCCGTGATCGTTGGAGCATTCCGGCGGGCAAGAAGACGCTTGAAGCGCAGCTGATGGATCTGTGTGACGATATTGCCTACTCCGCGCATGATCTAGAGGATGGCATCAAAGCAGGCAAAATTGAAGTGCATGAGCATTTCCTGCAAGACCCTCATATCAATCGACTTATCGTAGATAAAATTACGACGCTTGAGGATCTGTTCTGGAACGGTTGGACACATGAAGCTATTGGGCAAAAGGTAGAAGAGGTACTTGCTTCATTTCTGCGTGTATGGAATGAGAAAATGCCATTCTGTGAGCATGATTACTCACGGACTCGCCGTGAGGTCAAGGCGTACTGGGTAAGTTTGTTTGTAGGCAGTCTAGGCGTAATTGACGACGGGAACTGGAAGAAGGTTACGTTTGTTCGAGAAGGCAAGGAAGATCTCGATATGCTGCGCACGGTGAGTGTGCTGAAAAGCTTCGCTTGGGTGACCATGATTCGTGACCTGCGTGTGCAACGGCTGCAAAAGCGTAGTGAATGGATGATTAAACGCCTATGGGATGCATTCCTAGATCCAGAGACATCCAAGTCGATCATCCCGTCGGACTGGCTGCAACGGTATGAGAAGGATCAGGCGAAGTCGAATCCGATCTGGACGTGGGAGCATATGGTGATTGATTATATTGCTGGTATGACGGATGCTTTTGCCGAGAAAATCTATAACGAACTGTATGGCTTAAAGGTTGGCTCCATTTACGATCTCGACTAG
- a CDS encoding TRM11 family SAM-dependent methyltransferase: MLELEVLLRHASEIHSISGAYVRSDIDIPPGRSPFIRGRLEVSAEADSISELLPFASAIQLMPEETFKVVCLKEGDDTPDYESARKLERQVGMCIQGKAQMKEPKVTFGLIHAGGKWILGRWTEADRSWQNRRNKPQNYSTGFGVTLARSLVNIAVPEIQGHRLLDPCCGMGTVVIEAMSMGIETRGNDLNPLAVQGARVNLPAYGYDAACITLGDMNDLQGTYDAAILDMPYNLCSVLPDDEQRAMLTSLRRLTGIAVVVSTEWVENHLLSAGWKVTHYCKVSKGTFVRHIWLCI, translated from the coding sequence ATGCTTGAACTGGAAGTTCTGCTGCGTCACGCTTCAGAAATTCATTCGATCTCTGGGGCATATGTCAGATCGGATATCGACATTCCACCTGGAAGAAGTCCGTTTATTCGCGGCAGGTTAGAAGTGAGTGCTGAGGCAGACTCGATCAGCGAGCTACTGCCATTTGCTTCAGCGATCCAGCTAATGCCGGAGGAGACGTTCAAGGTCGTTTGTCTGAAAGAAGGAGACGACACGCCAGACTACGAATCTGCTCGCAAGCTGGAGAGACAAGTCGGGATGTGCATTCAGGGTAAAGCGCAGATGAAGGAACCGAAAGTGACTTTCGGCCTAATCCATGCTGGTGGAAAATGGATCTTGGGGCGGTGGACAGAAGCAGATCGTTCTTGGCAGAATCGCCGCAACAAGCCGCAAAATTATTCAACTGGATTCGGTGTAACTCTGGCTAGATCACTTGTAAATATTGCGGTTCCAGAGATTCAGGGTCATCGATTGCTTGATCCATGCTGCGGAATGGGAACAGTAGTTATTGAGGCGATGTCCATGGGGATTGAGACTAGAGGCAATGATCTGAATCCTCTCGCAGTGCAAGGTGCACGTGTTAATCTTCCGGCTTACGGATATGACGCGGCATGTATAACTTTAGGTGACATGAATGATTTGCAAGGTACTTATGATGCAGCCATTTTGGACATGCCCTATAATCTATGCTCTGTTCTTCCAGATGATGAGCAACGAGCGATGCTCACAAGTCTACGGCGATTGACTGGAATAGCAGTAGTTGTCTCTACCGAATGGGTGGAGAACCACTTATTATCTGCAGGCTGGAAGGTGACACACTACTGCAAGGTGAGTAAAGGTACGTTTGTACGACATATCTGGTTATGCATATAG
- a CDS encoding TetR/AcrR family transcriptional regulator, with product MAPIDRRQQVIQAAAQSFAMFGYKATTMDQVAKIANVGKGTIYTFFTNKEQLFDQILVDVIQEMKNIAHREVHQESAFFENLFRVLDSLLEFRRDHDLLVKLAQELKDFGTLQAKEGLDKVEKVISDFLTRELEKAKASGEIRDCDPQVVSFMMIRLYIALTSDWNKQHEPLSKEQIKSYFRLFLMEGIAVVT from the coding sequence ATGGCTCCGATTGACCGGAGACAGCAGGTGATACAAGCGGCAGCGCAATCGTTCGCCATGTTCGGATACAAGGCGACCACGATGGATCAGGTAGCCAAAATTGCGAATGTGGGCAAAGGAACGATTTACACGTTTTTTACGAATAAGGAGCAGTTGTTTGATCAGATTTTGGTAGATGTCATCCAGGAGATGAAGAACATTGCTCATCGTGAAGTTCATCAGGAAAGTGCGTTTTTTGAGAATCTGTTCCGCGTTCTTGATTCATTGTTGGAATTCAGACGGGATCACGATCTGTTGGTGAAACTTGCCCAAGAGCTAAAGGATTTCGGTACACTTCAGGCCAAAGAAGGTCTAGATAAAGTGGAAAAGGTCATTTCGGACTTTCTGACACGTGAGTTAGAGAAGGCTAAGGCATCAGGCGAAATTCGCGACTGCGATCCACAGGTCGTGTCATTTATGATGATTCGATTATACATTGCCCTGACGTCGGATTGGAATAAGCAACACGAGCCACTTAGCAAGGAACAGATCAAGAGCTACTTTCGCCTTTTCTTAATGGAAGGAATTGCTGTTGTTACTTAA
- the thpR gene encoding RNA 2',3'-cyclic phosphodiesterase, whose product MNYRNHNDSHVNHHSQQERLFTAIRLPDPIQETLQMDARLAQSKLDFRKWTHHKDYHITLQFLGDTLVSNMGHLRKALREVSAEVQSFSLQITDWGTFGLEQTPKVLWKGVSGEMDRLNLLQKRIVEATSELGYKAELRPYRPHITIARKFLGVVPGNENKGIIEVLPEHSTGTLSWNVEDFVLYVTRLGRSPMYEIVETFSFSGK is encoded by the coding sequence ATGAACTATCGTAACCATAATGATTCGCATGTTAATCATCATTCGCAACAAGAAAGGCTGTTTACAGCCATTCGCCTTCCTGATCCCATTCAGGAAACGCTGCAAATGGATGCAAGGCTTGCGCAGAGCAAACTCGATTTTCGCAAGTGGACTCATCACAAAGATTATCATATCACTTTGCAATTTCTGGGAGATACGCTTGTAAGTAACATGGGTCATCTTCGGAAGGCACTTCGTGAAGTCAGTGCAGAAGTTCAATCCTTTTCGTTGCAAATTACCGATTGGGGTACATTCGGACTGGAGCAGACACCAAAAGTGCTGTGGAAAGGTGTTAGCGGAGAAATGGATCGTTTGAATCTGTTGCAGAAGCGAATTGTAGAAGCGACATCCGAGCTGGGATATAAAGCTGAGTTAAGACCCTATCGACCTCATATTACAATCGCTAGAAAGTTCCTGGGAGTTGTCCCTGGAAATGAAAATAAAGGAATTATTGAGGTGCTTCCAGAACATTCTACTGGAACACTTTCATGGAATGTGGAGGATTTCGTACTTTATGTGACGAGGCTTGGACGTAGCCCGATGTATGAGATTGTGGAGACGTTTTCTTTTTCCGGAAAATGA
- a CDS encoding methyl-accepting chemotaxis protein — protein sequence MFSRFKIKSIGLRISIAFYLLILCLILLSVTIITRMNSMEANTNEITGNWMPSIQQINRINYTTEHILSLSYRHFDAQAADKTGLAEERTQYIRETAQAIKIYDQQQKAPEEKEHWDAFKSKWEAYLKINTQSIKLSDEGQEQLAKEVSEKGADSFDAMQVDLDYLVEYNQNQSDLSAAQTIRSVQDGRMIIIIGVLIMIVITVITIPIIRSQVVKPLLRVISAVKLIAEGQLNVQDIHTKHQDEVGVLAKAVNDMKGNLTSMVLNVRRVAEAVNRQSSELAISSEEVKIGSSQIALTMEESAKAAESQAETAVQSARTVEELNEHIQQHTEQGKQLRIMSDLVLEQGLNGRKAMEQSVQQMKQIASSVSISMDKMEQLDRKNEDITKLVQVIHDIARQTNLLALNASIEAARAGESGRGFAVVAAEVRKLSEAVQTSVEEITTITQDIQQDSQGVVSELRTGVQETERGQEQVLQTGSVFKNINESVEGMVQVIGTMTDGLEGMQEASGRMNDFSQQISAVSEQSAASVEEVSASAEEQVSSMETISGSIQNLKELSDDLLTSIEKLKI from the coding sequence ATGTTCAGCAGATTCAAGATCAAGAGTATTGGTCTGCGTATCAGCATCGCGTTCTATCTGTTAATCCTCTGTTTAATTCTTCTGAGCGTGACCATTATCACTCGAATGAATTCGATGGAAGCCAACACAAACGAAATAACGGGTAACTGGATGCCCTCCATTCAGCAGATTAATCGAATCAATTATACGACAGAGCATATTTTATCGCTGAGCTACCGTCATTTCGATGCACAAGCAGCAGACAAGACGGGGCTAGCGGAAGAGCGTACTCAGTATATTCGTGAAACGGCTCAGGCTATAAAGATATATGATCAGCAGCAAAAAGCTCCAGAGGAGAAGGAACATTGGGATGCCTTCAAATCCAAGTGGGAAGCTTACCTCAAAATCAATACCCAATCTATCAAGCTCAGCGATGAAGGGCAAGAGCAGCTCGCGAAGGAAGTATCGGAGAAGGGTGCCGATTCGTTTGATGCTATGCAGGTTGATCTTGATTACTTGGTGGAATACAACCAAAATCAATCTGACTTATCTGCGGCTCAAACTATTCGTTCCGTGCAGGATGGTCGTATGATTATCATTATTGGTGTTCTGATCATGATCGTGATTACAGTGATCACCATTCCGATTATCCGTTCCCAGGTCGTTAAACCGCTGCTTCGCGTGATTAGTGCCGTGAAGTTGATTGCCGAAGGGCAATTGAATGTTCAGGACATACATACGAAACATCAGGATGAAGTCGGCGTTCTGGCTAAGGCAGTCAATGACATGAAAGGTAACCTGACTTCAATGGTGCTGAATGTAAGACGTGTTGCAGAGGCGGTGAACCGTCAGAGCAGTGAACTAGCGATTTCCTCGGAAGAGGTTAAGATCGGTAGTAGTCAAATTGCACTCACCATGGAAGAGTCAGCGAAGGCGGCTGAGAGTCAAGCGGAAACGGCAGTACAGTCTGCACGTACGGTTGAGGAATTGAATGAGCACATTCAGCAGCACACAGAACAAGGGAAACAGCTGCGTATCATGTCGGATCTTGTGTTAGAACAAGGACTGAATGGACGCAAGGCGATGGAACAGTCAGTTCAACAAATGAAGCAAATCGCAAGTTCTGTCTCGATCTCAATGGATAAAATGGAACAGTTGGATCGCAAGAATGAGGATATCACGAAGCTCGTACAAGTGATCCATGATATCGCACGTCAGACGAACTTGCTTGCATTGAATGCCTCGATAGAGGCAGCCCGTGCTGGAGAGAGTGGCAGAGGATTTGCGGTCGTAGCCGCTGAGGTTCGCAAATTATCAGAGGCTGTACAGACGTCGGTAGAAGAGATTACAACGATTACCCAAGATATTCAGCAGGACTCCCAAGGGGTTGTCTCTGAATTGAGGACTGGCGTTCAAGAGACTGAACGTGGACAGGAGCAAGTCCTGCAAACGGGAAGTGTGTTTAAGAATATCAATGAGTCGGTTGAGGGCATGGTTCAGGTAATTGGTACGATGACGGATGGGCTTGAAGGCATGCAGGAAGCAAGTGGACGCATGAATGACTTCAGTCAACAGATCTCGGCTGTATCGGAACAATCTGCGGCGAGTGTCGAGGAAGTATCGGCATCAGCAGAAGAGCAAGTTAGCTCGATGGAAACGATTAGTGGCAGCATTCAGAATCTGAAGGAGTTGTCCGATGACCTGCTTACTTCCATTGAGAAATTAAAAATATAG
- a CDS encoding cell wall hydrolase, whose translation MDIISKNRWVAPMLSVLLVCIVGVNVVQATGKWNEDGDSKQMTELAASVNNGAVSSNEDRRMLQDGTSLSKDTSASNADWINTLPAKNWLVSAQEEQELAEARAKNKARAAAAAQAKKEAAVKLAKIEKAKAAAALTTPPKKLYFTRTKLLNQADSKLATWSYSVSDKDVLLLQKIVMAEAEGEPYEGKVAVANVVLNRLRSANFPDSIYKVIYQKSQFSPVANGRLKRVVPNEDSIKAVNAALNGKKEVADDTYYFLSLTLADDLTVARSQKKVKTIGHHTFYK comes from the coding sequence ATGGATATTATAAGCAAGAATCGTTGGGTAGCACCGATGTTATCTGTGCTGCTTGTGTGTATAGTGGGGGTTAATGTAGTCCAGGCGACTGGGAAGTGGAATGAGGATGGCGATAGTAAGCAGATGACTGAGCTCGCAGCGTCTGTGAATAATGGGGCAGTTTCTTCAAACGAGGATAGGCGAATGCTGCAAGACGGGACAAGTCTGTCTAAAGATACGTCTGCTTCGAATGCAGACTGGATTAATACGCTTCCGGCCAAAAATTGGCTTGTTTCTGCTCAGGAAGAGCAAGAGCTAGCAGAGGCTAGAGCCAAAAATAAGGCAAGAGCAGCGGCGGCAGCTCAAGCTAAGAAAGAAGCAGCAGTAAAATTGGCGAAGATCGAGAAAGCCAAAGCAGCAGCTGCACTTACAACTCCCCCCAAAAAACTTTACTTTACGCGGACCAAACTTCTGAACCAGGCGGACTCGAAGCTCGCTACCTGGTCATACAGTGTGTCTGATAAAGATGTGCTTCTGCTGCAAAAAATCGTCATGGCAGAGGCGGAAGGTGAACCGTACGAAGGCAAAGTGGCAGTTGCCAATGTTGTCTTAAACCGGCTGCGGTCAGCCAATTTTCCCGACTCCATTTATAAAGTGATTTATCAGAAATCTCAGTTTAGTCCTGTAGCTAACGGACGTTTAAAACGCGTTGTTCCGAATGAGGACAGCATTAAGGCCGTGAATGCAGCATTGAACGGGAAGAAGGAAGTAGCCGATGATACGTATTATTTCTTATCATTGACGCTTGCGGATGATCTGACAGTGGCTCGTTCACAGAAAAAGGTAAAAACAATCGGTCATCATACATTTTACAAGTAA
- a CDS encoding MsnO8 family LLM class oxidoreductase — translation MRRLDIRTNPPTHLGVLDLVPRLGGVSAEQALQQAVTLAQHAEEWGYLRYWTSEHHDMEELASASPEVLLAHIGARTSSIRLGSGAVLLPHYSALKVAESFRLLASLYPGRIELGLGRAPGGGPHATMALSGNYLQHVSKLPDKLEALTALLEDRYTYEEHEVQARPIPEHPLSVWMLGTNVKSAEFAARFGMGYVFGQFMSEADGTEAVRRYREGFVPSAHRTEPEVMVALSVLCAEDEEQALSWSRQMEERRRARTTGDPSQSNGDENTSNADGEPSDRHIAGTPEQVWKQMDQVGARLRTNQLLIVTAGPDYERRLESYKLLAEYQRRLNL, via the coding sequence ATGAGACGCTTGGATATTCGGACAAATCCTCCAACCCATCTGGGCGTGCTTGACTTAGTTCCAAGGCTTGGCGGCGTGTCAGCAGAGCAGGCATTACAGCAAGCGGTAACGCTCGCTCAACATGCCGAAGAATGGGGATATTTACGATACTGGACATCAGAACATCATGATATGGAAGAACTCGCTTCGGCATCTCCAGAGGTGCTTCTTGCTCATATCGGAGCGAGAACCTCCTCGATTCGGCTAGGATCGGGTGCAGTGCTTCTGCCGCATTACAGCGCACTTAAGGTAGCTGAATCGTTCCGCTTACTTGCATCACTCTATCCTGGGCGGATTGAGTTGGGTCTGGGAAGGGCGCCTGGTGGTGGGCCTCATGCTACGATGGCGCTGAGTGGTAACTATCTACAGCATGTATCCAAACTGCCTGATAAGCTGGAAGCACTCACTGCACTCCTTGAGGATCGGTACACCTATGAGGAGCATGAGGTACAAGCACGACCTATTCCAGAACATCCATTATCGGTATGGATGCTCGGCACGAATGTGAAGAGTGCTGAGTTTGCTGCCCGTTTTGGTATGGGATATGTATTTGGCCAATTTATGAGTGAGGCAGATGGAACGGAGGCTGTGCGGCGATACCGGGAAGGTTTTGTTCCTAGTGCGCATCGAACCGAGCCGGAAGTGATGGTGGCTTTGAGTGTGCTATGTGCGGAGGATGAGGAGCAAGCGCTAAGCTGGAGTCGTCAGATGGAAGAGCGGCGCAGAGCGAGAACGACTGGTGATCCTTCACAGAGTAACGGTGATGAGAATACTTCTAATGCAGATGGGGAGCCATCGGATCGGCATATTGCCGGAACCCCCGAGCAGGTGTGGAAGCAGATGGATCAAGTCGGCGCACGGTTGCGTACGAATCAATTGCTAATCGTGACGGCAGGCCCTGATTATGAGCGAAGACTTGAATCTTACAAACTTCTCGCCGAATATCAGAGAAGGCTCAACCTATAG
- a CDS encoding MGDG synthase family glycosyltransferase, with product MRKPRVLLLSEGFGTGHTQAAHALASGIKKVSPHIHSRVIELGKFLNPTVAPLIFSAYRKTLSVQPKLVSLLYRTQYNKSLNGFTKLALHRIFYTQTAQVVAQLKPDAVICTHPFPNAVISRLKRQGLDVPLYTVVTDYDVHGTWINPEVNKYLVSTPQVKALLEIRGVEPSRIQITGIPVHPDFWEAGDKATLRQESGLKDMPTALLMGGGWGLSFDEEHMKALTSWADRVQLLFCLGSNEKMIAKMKEMPCFQHPNIRIYGYTREVSKLMDVSDVLITKPGGMTCTEALAKGLPMLFVPPLPGQEEENCEYFVQAGYGQVIHSAEVISKRFGELCDPHSAQTSAEEQPNTAKLTKPKSTYDPTCCAQAVHDLLFPTTTELTNAPKERFTAGITATPLSGTRIPF from the coding sequence ATGCGAAAACCAAGAGTGCTCTTATTATCCGAAGGTTTCGGCACCGGTCACACCCAAGCCGCCCATGCACTGGCAAGCGGAATTAAGAAAGTAAGCCCGCATATCCATAGTCGAGTGATTGAGCTCGGTAAATTTTTGAATCCAACGGTAGCCCCGTTAATTTTCTCTGCATACCGCAAAACCTTGTCTGTGCAGCCCAAACTTGTCAGTTTGTTATACCGCACGCAATATAACAAATCACTGAACGGTTTTACAAAATTAGCGCTACACCGTATTTTCTATACGCAAACGGCGCAGGTCGTAGCTCAATTGAAGCCAGATGCCGTAATCTGTACCCACCCATTTCCGAATGCGGTCATTTCTAGGCTTAAGCGCCAAGGACTTGATGTTCCTTTATATACCGTCGTTACCGATTACGATGTCCATGGAACGTGGATTAATCCAGAGGTGAACAAATATCTGGTCTCTACCCCACAGGTAAAAGCATTGCTAGAGATTAGAGGGGTCGAACCATCTCGTATTCAAATTACGGGCATTCCAGTGCATCCCGACTTCTGGGAGGCAGGAGATAAAGCCACGTTAAGACAGGAGTCTGGCCTTAAGGATATGCCTACAGCTCTGCTGATGGGTGGAGGCTGGGGACTTTCTTTTGACGAGGAACATATGAAGGCATTAACTTCTTGGGCAGACCGTGTGCAGCTTCTCTTCTGTCTCGGGAGCAATGAAAAGATGATAGCCAAAATGAAAGAAATGCCTTGCTTCCAGCATCCGAACATTCGGATCTATGGATATACCCGTGAAGTCAGCAAGCTGATGGATGTATCCGATGTGCTAATCACGAAGCCTGGTGGCATGACATGTACGGAGGCACTGGCGAAAGGATTGCCTATGCTGTTTGTTCCTCCGCTTCCGGGGCAAGAGGAAGAAAATTGTGAGTATTTCGTACAAGCCGGATATGGGCAGGTCATTCATTCAGCAGAGGTCATTTCGAAACGATTTGGCGAATTATGTGATCCACATTCTGCTCAGACATCGGCCGAGGAACAGCCTAATACGGCTAAACTCACCAAGCCAAAATCGACTTACGATCCTACATGCTGCGCACAAGCTGTTCATGACTTATTATTTCCGACGACTACGGAACTTACAAACGCTCCTAAGGAGCGTTTTACAGCAGGAATTACTGCCACGCCGCTGTCAGGTACTAGAATACCATTCTAA
- a CDS encoding D-2-hydroxyacid dehydrogenase, with translation MGKIVCFPALSEEQQQRILDAAPGYTLNVGKAKDMNSAELQEAEIILGWSPLITEHVLKKQGSLKWIQVWSAGVDNLPFSDLEQQQIQVTSANGVHSIPITEIILGMMLSHSRWLRQAMLHQQQREWKAPDQPLPELHGKTAVIAGVGEIGSETARILKALGMNVIGVRRSGKDVPNVDRMYDMSGLHEALGQGDYVINILPLTDETKHLYDEAAFAQFKPGACFINVGRGPSVKTDALLDALNSGHLAFAGLDVFEEEPLPSEHPLWGMDNVLITPHIAGSTEAYKDRALDIFLENLEAYLAGKSLPRNPVDYDHQY, from the coding sequence ATGGGTAAAATTGTATGTTTTCCAGCACTGTCAGAGGAACAGCAACAACGAATTTTGGACGCTGCACCTGGTTATACCTTGAATGTTGGCAAAGCCAAAGACATGAACAGTGCAGAGCTACAAGAAGCTGAAATCATTCTTGGCTGGTCTCCTCTCATTACAGAACATGTACTCAAGAAGCAAGGCTCCTTGAAGTGGATTCAGGTCTGGTCTGCCGGTGTCGATAACCTGCCATTCTCTGATCTGGAACAACAGCAAATTCAAGTAACCAGTGCAAATGGAGTTCACTCTATTCCAATTACAGAAATTATTTTGGGCATGATGTTATCTCACAGCCGTTGGTTGAGACAAGCGATGCTACACCAACAGCAACGTGAATGGAAAGCACCTGATCAGCCTCTGCCTGAATTACACGGAAAAACAGCTGTCATCGCTGGCGTAGGAGAGATCGGCAGTGAAACAGCTCGAATTCTCAAAGCGCTAGGCATGAACGTCATTGGTGTGCGTCGCTCCGGTAAAGATGTCCCTAATGTTGATCGTATGTATGACATGTCCGGTTTACACGAAGCCTTAGGGCAAGGTGACTATGTCATTAACATCCTGCCACTAACGGATGAGACGAAGCATCTCTATGACGAGGCCGCCTTCGCACAGTTTAAACCAGGTGCCTGCTTCATTAATGTGGGACGAGGCCCTAGTGTGAAAACCGATGCGCTTCTAGATGCTCTAAATAGCGGACACCTCGCCTTTGCCGGTCTGGATGTATTTGAAGAGGAACCTCTCCCTTCAGAGCACCCTCTGTGGGGGATGGACAATGTATTAATTACACCGCATATTGCAGGGAGCACAGAAGCATATAAGGATCGCGCACTCGATATTTTCCTAGAAAATTTAGAGGCCTACCTTGCCGGCAAATCACTCCCTCGTAATCCGGTAGATTATGATCATCAGTACTAA